The genomic window TCTCTGCCCTACTCAGGGCACTCGGGCGGTTCTTAAGGCTCTGAGAGCAGATTTGCCCCCACTGGGGGTGTGAGGAGCGAGGCCTGGAGAAACAAAGCATCCCCTCTCCTGTTTCCCCGCTTGAGCTTACTTGAGGTTATGGCCGTTGGCGCGCTGGCTCTTCCTCTTTACTTCCCTGCCCCTGTCTCCTCTTCACGCCCGGAGCCCTGCAATCTCTTTCGACCCAGAGACCAGACAATGTAGCTGCTTGAGGTCCCAGCAGGAAGCAGACTGGTTGGCTCAgatggggtggaggaaggggagccgGTGAGGGACTGTTTACAAAGGGGTGGGCGGGCTTAAAGGAAACTGGCGGGGATGGTGAGACCACCCGGGCACGGCAGCTAGGGGGCAGCTAGGGGAAGCCCTTCCCCTCCTGGGCCCAGCCGGTGAGGAAAGCAGGTATGGGAACTGGGAAGGGGGACGCTTGAAGACAGGGCTGCCTGGCAGGAGCTGTGGCTTTTAGGAAGGCAGGCAGCCACCTCAGGAAGGAAGCTAAGGGGGGGAACACTCCCCTGCACTCTCCTCCcaaagccagaggccagggagccCCCATATCCCGTGCATGGCTTGtgcctcccagggcccagggcaggatGCCAAAGGTTGGAACAAGGATACGGAGGGGTAGATCAGGAATGTGCTGCCCACTCTCCCGTCCAGCTTCAGGCTCCTGCTGTCCTCCTACTCGGCCAGGGTACCTGAGGTTGGGGGTCGAAAGGACTAGGAGGGGCCTAGCAGCGATTTTCCCAGATTGATGGTGACAGAATGTCAACGAAAGCTCATTTGGGAAGGAAAAGCGTTCCTCGGGTGTACACAGTGCGGGGAGCAGCGGGCTCATTAACAAGCCCAGAGAAGCCCAAGGACAAGAAGAAGTGATGGCTTTGGGCCGGCAGCTCTAGCTGCTGCTGGAACTGGGGCGGAGGGCAGATCTAAGGTGTTTTTCCTCCTTGTTGGAAACGGTCTGCGGAAACAAGGAAGCGGTCTTGAAACAAGGTTCAGAGTGCAGGTACCTGGGAGCTTCAGCCAGAGGAAGGAGGCAACCCCTGGGGACAAGCCAAGGGTATGGTCACTGTGACCATCCCCCCAGATTCCCATTATTTGGTCCTCTGGTCCCCAGACTATTGTGATCCCAAAAACATATAGAtgcacaggagagagagagagacaagggtcACGAGAGCTCATTTCATCACCCATTTAACAAAAAGTGGTTATGgacctatgtgccaggcactgtattagGCACGTGGGATACTGCAGTGAACACAACAGCGCTCTGTCGTCCTGGTGCTAACATTCCAGTGGAGAACAGGGGGGTCTGAGAAGGTCACAGAAGGTACCATGATGTCTGCCTGTGGGAGAGCCTGTTGGGGTGCACCTTAGCTGTCCAGCAGGTCCGAGGTTGTGTTCAACAAGTCAAGAACAAGGTCAACCTTCAGGCCATATGCTCTGAGGTCTTCCAGAGAAACCAGGCTCATACATTGAGTTGCATAACTGTCAGAGGGCTTCCTCCCAGCCTTGGGGCTCTGGCAGTGCCCACACTAGTTGATAGACCCATAGGCAGGTGTGGAGAGGGTCACCACCCCACACCCCGTCTGCCATGTCTCTTCCACCGGCTCCACTAGACCAACCCTAGAGATTCCCATCCACCCTGCCCTGTGCCTGGTGCCCTTTCTCCGCATTTTCCCAGCAGGCAGCTGATTTCTGTACTAAACCCGTGTCAGGCCTTAAGAGCGGGTATCAGGGCTGCTGGGAGGTCATGGTGTGCCTGCGGGGGAGTTAGAAGGAGGTGGCCATCCTCTGGAGAGACAGGGCTAGCTTCGGCTAGATTTGGCTGTGACGCGTGGGCTGGACCTCAGCCCCACTTGTCCCTCAGCTCTGTGCAAGACCCAACTCATACCACCGTCCACAGCGACCCCAGCTGGTGTCCGCACAGCCAGAACTCGGGGATGAGCCTATGCGGCAAAGGATAGTTATACACATGACTTACCTGGGCAGGGTGGATGGCTCGGAGCCAAGTCTGACCTCAGGGACCTTGGAGGAACCAGGcttcctcctctccagcctcCAACCTGTCTGCAGAACGAGGACGTCTAAGGGGAGCTGAAATCAGATTTTTCTGGTCAGCACGGCTCAGAGGCATGTTTCCCAAGCCCACGGGAAACCTCCTCCCAGAGCCTGTGGCTgcaagaaggcagaggaagggggaggaggaggtccTGGAGAGAAGAGCTTTATTTAACGCCCCCAACAAAGCCCCCTCTGTGAAGCAGGGCACACACTGGTGGGCTTACAAGGAAGGGGACAAATGCTGCCTTCAGAGGCTGAGAGGCCACAGACTCCCTCAGCTGGCTCAGGAGTTGGCGCCTGCCAGGGCTCCCGGGCTCACTGTCCCCTGCTGGGGCCACCAAGTGTCCCTGTAGCCAGGATTTCTCCTGGGCTGGGAGGTGTAGCAGGCAGGTGCATCAGGCAGGACAGCTCGGGGCtcctcctgtccttcctcctAGCCAGACACTAAGGAAGAGGGACCCAGGTCTCCAGAGCCCTTCCAAAATGGAGGGAGTGCATTCTTTGCCTAGGGCCACCCAGGATAAAGTGCCATGAGCTGGGTGGCCTCAAAGGACAGGAGTTTACTCTCATGGGTGTGGAGGCTGAAGACTTCAAGGGGTGCTGGCCCGGCTGCACTCCCTCCACGGGCCCTGGGGGAGAAGCTGTCCTCCTCTCCAGCGTTTACGGCTCAGGCTGTCGTTGACCTGGGGCTACTTTacccctttctgtctctgtcttcacacGCCTTCTCTCCCAGGTGCCTTGtcttctgcttgtctctctccctcctcttacAAGGGTACTTGTCCTTGGATTTGGGACCCCCCCTCATCTAGGATGGTGTCCTCTTGAGATCCCTAATTTAATCACAGCCTCGAAGAGCTTGTATCCAAATAAAAGTCACATTTGTAGGTTCCCGTGGGTGGGACGTGGTCATATCTGGGGGCGGGAAGGATTCAACCCCCACAGATAGGTATGACTACTCTCCCCGGGTTATAAAGGAGGGGACTGCTGTTGTCAGAAGTCCATGGCCCTGGCCATCCCCCTCATCGGGGGCGGAGCAAATGTGCACACCAAGCTCTGCTGGGTGGCAGGGTCCGCTCGTGTCCCACTCTGTGTAGCTACCCCATCCCCTGTGACCTCGGGAGGTCCCGTGCTTCTGCGTGTCACCTGGGGTTGAGGACAGTGATGaagaggccagagagagaagctcCCCTGGGAGGGGTGTGCTacagccaggccctgtgctaagccCCTTATTCGTACAAAACCAACCGTCAGGTGTAGGTACCACTGTGAGCTGCTTTCTGGAAACGGGCGAGCTCCGTTTTAGGTGAAGTGATTTGACCCAAGCCACACAGCCAGCATGTCGCAGAGCAGACTCAGGACCGTCTGATGACAAAGCCTGTGTTCTCAGCTACCCATCAGAGCGACCTCTTGTGGACACCACTTCCCAGCCTTCCAGAGGCTTCTTAGAGATGGTGCCGGTGAAAGGCTCCGTGGATTGTGAGGTCTCATCTGAACGGAAGGCAGACCAGCCTTTTCATGACTCTCATTGCAGCTCCCAGATGTCACTGAGGGGCTCTCCTGCCTGCAGGCTGGCAGAAGTGTGACCCACACCCAGGGAGAGCCTAAGTGAGCCACGGGCAGACATGACTCCAGGCCACCTGGCATCTTGCAGGGAGTAACCAGCAAGCCTGGGCTATCCCTTGAGTCTGGCCCAGCGGCACCCACCCGGCCAGCTCCCAACCCACCGTGGTCTCCAGGGCCTGATGGGAACCTTCAAGGTCAGGGGAAGGGCCCCAAGCTTCAGGGCTCCTGGCCGGTGCCCATGGCGACGCCCAGGACAGCAGCCCCTctcactgccctcccctctgtCTCCTGCCCAACCCAGGCATCGTGCGCGCCTCCAGCGTCTTCCCCATCCTCAGTACCATCCTGCTGCTGCTCGGCGGGCTGTGCATCGGCGCTGGAAGGTTCTACAGCCACAAGAACAACATCGTCCTCAGCGCGGGCATCCTCTTTGTGGCCGCGGGTGAGTCGCCAGCTCTGTTCCCCCTGCACCGGGTCTGCGTCCTGGTGCATGCATGGACCTGGGGGAGTGTGGGGGGCAGGTGTAAAGTTATTTCTCGAAATTGATTTCAGGTGTCCaagtgggagggggctgggagcgGAAGTGGGCAACAACTGCTCAAGGGGcatggggtctctgcttggcgtGATGAACAATGTTCTGGACCTAGAGAGCAGTGGTGGCTGCATGACACTCCAGAGGCATTCCAAGCCATGAACGTGTGCACTTTAAAGGGTTAATTTATGTTCTGTGAATTTCACCTTGACCAGAAAGATTAATAAGTCCAAGTGTGCAAAGTGCCCCAGAAGGGCAGGGCTGGAGCCTCAGAAGCCTGTGATGGGGAAGCCCGGCTGAGTTGGTGGGGTGGACCGGGGGGCACCAAGAGGGGCTCAACGGAAGCCAGGACCTGAAGGAGCCTATCAGGTGAGGACAGGGTGAAGGGGGTACGTTACTGGCAAGGGTGCACCTCGGAGCCGCCCTCCACGACCCAGTGAAAACCCACAGAGCCGTGGGTGACCGCCACGCTCCCCCAGCCTACCTGGTCCCAAATGACTTCACACCGTCCCTCCTCTTGATGGAGACACCACGACTCATGTCTCACCACTGCAGACCTGGCAGAAGTCTGGACCGGAAGTGGGAGCCCATACACAGTCCAGGACCAAACCCTGGGTTTTCTGGCCCGAGTCTCTGGGGGAGTCTCGAGGGGGCTCCTGCCAGGGCCGAAACTAGCCGGTGGCGTCCTGAAGGCTCCAGGTAGCCCCTGTGGGATTCAGATAAACTTGCAACAGGGGTCTCTGTCAGGAGACACAGGACCTGCCTAATGTCTTAGGCCTTCTAGTACGTAAGTTTGAGATGTGTTACAAAGctcagtgattcttttttttttaataaagattttatttatttatttgagagagagagagaacaagaaagagcaggaggaatgggagacagagggagacgcaggctccccactgagcagaaaacccgacatggggctcgatcccaggactctcggatcatgacctgagccaaaggcaggtgcttacctgagccgcccaggtggcCCTGAATTCAGAGATTCTTTCCTAAATGGTTATCATAGCTCCCTGCTAGGCCGTAACAGGGTTCTTGCTTTCAAAGCATCTTATTTCTTCCCTCGCTCTGGTGAGGCAGCCCTAGCTTGGCCTGGGCTCTGCATCTTGAAACAGCCCAGTAGTCCCATGAGGAGGGTCAGTGAGAATCCCAGCAATGGCGTTGGTCGGTGGTGGTCTTTGGTGGTCGAGTTTCTTTTGCTGAGGACAGTGGTGGGGGGCTGCGGGAACAGGTGTGGAAGGGCCTCACGGTGCCTGACCTCATCTTGTCCACTCCTTGTGGTTTCTCTGGGAGAAGGAAGGTGACTTCGGGCCAAAGCAGTCAAGGCACTGGCTTAAAGTCTTTCGGCCAGCTTCTAATGCTCCTGTCTCGACATCCCTTCCACGTCTGTGTCCTCCCAAGGCAATtgatactgtgtgtgtgtgtctctgtgtgtgtgtcaagagtgcagggtgtgcgtgtgtgtgtgtgttggcaagGAGAGCCCGAGTGTAGAGCCTCCTTCCTGGCCCGGCccccatgcttttctttcttggcCCCTCCCGGGGCAGAGGTGAGAGgagaattctctctcctcctttgagTCCCCGGCTTTTTGAAGGCATGAACCATTAAAGAAATCCTTGCCATAAGGTTTGAGTCCTgcccccctttcctctccccgaggaagggaaagaagaattgCACCAACCTCCACTACCAAGTAGTAGGGCCATGGTACCCGGTGCCCAGGGAGCACAACCATAGCATCCCAGATTCTGAGGAGGCCATCAGGTGGCCCAGGTGGCTTCCCTGAGGCCATCTGGTGGTAGAGACACAGGCTGTGCCCAGCGCTGTCAGCCTCCcatgtcgggggggggggggggtcggcgGCTGCCCATCTCCCCAGGAGgaaccatacccagtgctccaggtCACTGGAGCCCGGGGACACTCCTCTAAAAACACGGGTCCAGAGCGGCGAGGAAGCAGGGACAAGAGCAGTCTCGGCAGACGAGCAAGGTGACGTCCACTCGTTCCCGTTTTTTCCCTGGTTTATGGAAGCTCTGATCATGGGCCACGGCCACGGCAGGCCAGGGGTCACACATGGGGCCCCCAGCTCGAGGCCTCTCCAGCCCCAGCAGTGAGGTGATTTAGACCCAGAAGCCATTTGAGGCGGGAAATGGTCAGAGCCTGGGGAGAGGTATGGTCCAGAGGCTGGGAGGGCCTGGAGCGCACCGTCCACACTCGGATCTCTGCGGGAGGACGGAGGGCAAAGTGCGGAGACCAGACGACACGTTACTGCCCAGTGAAGCACAGCGGATGATGAGAGAACAGGAAAGCCGCCCCACCCTGTGCCGGCTGCTGTGCTAAGTACTGGGCATGTCCCAGCCCCTTCGGTCCTCACATCTGCCCCGGGAAGGGCGTACCACGGGGACTCCCGTCTGGCATGTGAGAATGCGGAGACACAGGAAGCTGAGTTATTTGCCCAAAGTTCCATGGCTGGTTGTTGGTAGAAccggattcaaacccaggcagcctggctctaCCGAACCTCTCTTCTGGGAAGATCAAGTCAAACAGAGACAGCCAACAGGGGGGTGCAGTGGgggtcggcttctccctctcccgcttcccctgctcctactctctctctctctcaaataagtaaatagtgaGTAGTAACATACCGGGGAGTTTCCTGATTGTGATAAATGTACGCGGTAACATCAGCCGTTCACGGGGGAAACCCGGCGAGGAGCTAGAAAGGGGCTCTCCGCATCCTCTTCACAACTTTTCACTATGCCTAAtgtccccaaagtttatttttaagctttgaaATGCACATATCCGaggaggcagaggtttaacaTCAAGGAGTTCATCCCACGGTTGTAGTCGTGCGTGTGTGGGATGGTGTGGACACAAGGCTGTCTGTGACAGCTCTGTCACCGCAGAGGACTAGGCGCTTCCTGGACGTCCGTGGCAGAGCCCCGGTTACATGTCTGTGCAGCGGCTGCCACGGGCTCTCAGAAAGATGGACGGCTCTCTCTGTCTTGACGTGGAACCGTCTGCCAGGTAGACTGTTCCAGAAAAGGGCAAAGGGACAAAGAGTATTGTGCAAAGAAAcaatagatgtgtgtgtgtgtgtgtgtgtgtgtgtgtgtgtaaaagagagggggaaggaggaagagagactggACATAACAATGATAGAAAAACAGGgacccccgggtggctcagtcggttaagcgtctgccttcggctcagatcatagtcttcagagtcctgggatcgagtcccacatcgggctccttgctcggcagggagcctgcttctccctctgcctctgcctgccattctgtctgcctgtgcttgcNNNNNNNNNNNNNNNNNNNNNNNNNNNNNNNNNNNNNNNNNNNNNNNNNNNNNNNNNNNNNNNNNNNNNNNNNNNNNNNNNNNNNNNNNNNNNNNNNNNNaaaaaaaaaaaaaaaaaaaaaaaaaaaaaacaactttaaaggAAAGTTCACGACCGGAACAAAGCAGCGCCCGTCCGGGGAAGTGTGgccaccagcccctcctcctcgGCTGGTCCAGCTGCGGGTCTaacctctgcctccctccctcccaccccctcttctgcttctcttccagGCCTCAGCAACATCATAGGCATCATCGTCTACATTTCCAGCAACACCGGCGACCCGAGCGACAAGCGCGACGAAGACAAAAAAAACCATTACAACTACGGTTGGTCTTTTTACTTTGGAGCCCTGTCCTTCATTGTGGCCGAGACCGTGGGAGTCCTGGCTGTGAACATTTACATTGAGAAAAATAAGGAGTTGAGGTTTAAGACCAGACGGGAGTTCCTCAAGGCTCCCTCCTCGTCTCCGTACGCCCGGATGCCGAGCTACAGGTACCGGCGACGGCGCTCGAGGTCCAGCTCCAGGTCCACTGAGGCCTCTCCCTCCAGGGCGGCGTCCCCGGTGGGCCTGAAGATCACCGGGGCCATCCCCATGGGCGAGCTGTCCATGTACACGCTGTCCAGGGAGCCCCTCAAGGTGACCACGGCCGCCAGCTACAGCCCCGACCAGGAGGCCAGCTTCCTGCAGGTGCACGACTTCTTCCAGCAGGACCTGAAGGAAGGCTTGCACGTCAGCATGCTGAACCGGCGGACGACCCCTGTGTGAGCTGCCCCTTCCTCTCAGCACCGGCCTGTCCCCAGAACCGCCGTGTGGATCCCACACGAGGGCACCTGCCCCTTAAGACGGACCAACGATGGACGGAAGCCAGACCCAcccctccctggtctccagcaAGTGTCGCGGGCTGGTTGGGCGCCAAGCCACCCGGGGGATGGGAAGTGGAGGCGGAAGGCTCACTTTGTCCCCAGAGAGCGTGTTTGATGCCCCGGGATTCTGAAATCTCCTGAGGCTGCACGGCCTGGAGCGACCCCCGGGGAAGACAAAATCGAGCCATTATCTCCTCTCGGAAACAAATTTTGCCAGAAGAATGGGCTTTTggggtccccccccaccccgccccacctgcctcgGTGCTGGGCCCCTGGGAGGGCCTCACCGGACACACGGGGACCTTTGGACATTGGTCTGCTGCTTTCTGATCTGAGGTTTCCGAGTCCGTGAGCAGAAAACAAGGAAGCCAGAGCTTCCCCCTTCCTGTCTATCGAgtgccctttctctttctctctctctttctctctctctctctctctctctgtctctggcagtGGCCAGTTGTTGAAATAACAGTAATCCTGAGGAGAAAGCCCTGTGGCCAGCTGGTGCTTTGGCCTTTGTGCTGTCCTGGGGCCAACTTCCCTCAACCTGAGGAGACCAAGGCCTGTGGAAGAATCTGCAGAGGGGGAGGCCTTCGCCggctgggggggtggtggtgaggtaAAAGCCAGAGCCTGTCGCTGGCATTCCTATCCGCTTGTAGAAGTTTCTGCCTCCCACGGGAAGGGCAGAACACACTGATGGTACTTGAGAGTTTGGAAGATTCCACGGGTCTGAGGAAAGGTGGCCATAGgttgctccccactgagctgaggaGCTGCTCTGTCCCTCCtcggggagagggaggggcagaccccccgccccccaccccccgccccaaacaCACACTGGTATTTGGCAACAGGAGCCTGAAATTCTGAGCAAGAAAGGAGACCCAAGGGTAAATAGTGACCAAAAAATCAGATCAAACGTCCATTTCCTAAGCAGCCGTTAATCACGACTGATTGCCGGTGAAGGCCGGGGAAGCAAGTGACAttggtttcttcatcttaaaaagGCCTGGGATTGTGATTCTTTCTGCCACCCCCGTGAAGGGCTCAGCCGAGAATATGTGGATGGAAAGGCCGTACCGTGCTGTCCTCCCTCCTCGCGAGAGGGACGTCCCAGCCCCAAGGGACCGGGGAGGCGACTCCGCGTCTGACATTCTTTCCATCGGCAACCATCCCTTTCCCTCCTGAAGCAAGCGGCGAACGTGGAAGCGTGTGTGGGTTGAGAAGCCAAACTTTCTGGAACAGGGAGCTCGCCCTCTTTTATATCAAACACGTGCTTTCTAAAGACAAATCCTTTCTTACTTTTTGAGACTTGGTAATCCCACCTCGAGCGGTCGTCTGTGGTCCCAGTAGCTGTCATCCTTAGAAGTGACAAGCAAATTCTTACCTCAGCCACCTGCTCAGcgacaaccccctcccccaacccccccactcccccccaacCCGGGGTGGACTCAGCCCCTTAGGAGTTCAGATCTGGGTCATGGTCACCTCCAACATCCttcacccccccacacccccagagaGGACATCTCCCCGAGGACCCCCCTCACCTGACCGCCCCAGAGTGTGGGCCCATGGAGGCGCCGTGTGCTGGGGACCCTTTTGTGCTTGCTCGAAACCCCTTCCTCCTGTTGAGGTTGGCTTTGTGTGGTGGTTTGTCCAAGCATGTGCAGCCGTGAATAATGGCGTGTCAGGGCTCGTGGCCCGCCCTGCTGGGGCCAATCCTGTCCCcgtcccgcccccacccccgactgCCCTCGGcagtctgcccccaccccccatctagGACACCATCGCACCAGACTCGAAGGAAGGGGGCAAAATCTGGGAGCCCATCCCCCAGCGAGGTCCCCAGgctcttctgtcccttcccaaAGCCGGGCAGCTGTGCTCTTTCTCCACCTCCACACCTGCTGCCCTGGTGGTTTCTGTCATTTCACAGAGAAAGCTGTGTTCCAATGAATCCTACCTCTTGCCCAGTCCCAGGCAGAGACCGTGGGGCCCGCTCTAGGGACCAGGAAAgcctagaaaagagaaaacaaaggacagaagagcaggagcaggaccACCTCAGCGCCCCTGATCTTCATGGGTTTGCTCCCCACCATGCCCCCTCGGGCTCCCGGCCCCTCGGCCCTGGCCACCCCTCCTGCTCACCGCCTCTCAGCCGAGGCTGCCCCGGGGACGTGCGCGGAGCCGGCTCCCTGCCACCTGTCGGTCCGAGACCTTGCGTCCAGGGCCGGACGCAGTGGCCCGTGGccgccccctcctgccccacgaCCCTCTCCAACCAGCCCCTGTGTGTTTCGCCAGTTAAGCACCTGTGAATCCTGTACCGACTACTGGTTTTGGGTTGTtagttctgtcttttttttaattaaataaaaacatttttaaaatgctctcttCTTGCTGTGGGGGCGGGAGGAAGGGTAGATAGAGCTCCCCTCAAGTCTTGGTGAGCACTTAAGGCAAATAGTGTCTCCCTGAGTCCGGGGGACAGAGTGGGGCCtcctggagaagggggagggagggtggattCTGTGCTGGTCAAGGTGGGTTTCTCCCGCTTTAACCGGGTTTCAGACTGCTGGGCGGTGCCGTCCAGGTGCCATCCACGGCTGGGCTGGAAGGTGGACCGGCCGTCCTGGGGCAGCGGTAGGGGCACGCAGGCAGCCGAGCAAGCCTGATCTGTCTTCAGGACTCTGCAGGGCGGCAGCCAGACTGATGCAACCATAGCCTCGGGGGCCCTATGCTGCCCGGCTGGGTTTCTAAGGCATCCAGCCTCCTTTGCCTTCCACATTCTgaaatgattaagaaataaaGGACGGCCTAGTACCAAAATGACTGGGGAAGCCAGACCAGAGGCCACATGGGACCAGGCCACCTAATCCCAGGCCCAGCAGCTGGCCACCACTACCCCCAGCCACTGAGGAGTGAGGTCAGGGTCAGAGAGAGGAACGGTGTGACCCCTCTGATCAGAGCAATGATGACATACTGTCACAAGTTCCGTCTGGTCCCAGCACCTTCACCCTCACAGACCAGCACTGGCGGGTTTGGCTTCTCAAACTCCCTCTCGGGAGCTGACAAGGGGATGATTGGGGTCCCCACCCCCGTTCTACCCGAGCGGCAGCCCATGGGGCTCTCAACATCCAAGTACATCTTCTCCTGTCTTCCAGGACCCAGACTGCGGGTTTTCCTCCTAGAGCCCCAAGCTTTGCTGCTCCTCCTGGAACCCAGAAGCACTAAACTCTGAGCCTCAAGAAGACCTTTCTCACCCTGGTCCCCGCCAAGAGAGGGCAAGGGTGCCCAGTCCCCACTCCGATGGCTGCAGAAACCACTCCCAGCGGGTCCGATCTTTCAACCCTGGCTTTCTGACCCTCCGTCCTCCTGCCTGATATAGATACATGGGGAGACGGAGGTCCCAGACAAGCCACCAGGTCCCGGGGCCAGGGGTATTCGACTTCCCACACCCACCGACTGGGCCCCTGCCAAGCTTCAGGCCGATGCCTCTGCCAGGCTGGGCCAATGCTGCCCAGCACAAGCCCCACGAGCCAAAATGTCCCTGCCTCCTGTTTATTCTTAGCCTTCAGGAAACTCTGGCTCAGCACGAGCTTTGCAGCCATTCTGGTGGAACCCCGCAGCGGTCTCTGGATGCGATGcctccaacatggggctcacgTGGTCACGGCTTTCCATCAACTTAAATTCAGCCCCCCCTCATTTGCAGCAGTCAAGAACCGACTCAACAACGGCCCCCCATTCTTCCCTCCACTTGCATCACTGAGAGCAGACCACCAGCATAACCAGAACTCCTCCGTGCCCCATCGTAGAATGGCTTAATGCAATAAAAGTTTCCTTCTCATTCATGGCCAGTCCCACccacggggcggggtgggggtgggacctTCAGAGGT from Mustela nigripes isolate SB6536 chromosome 16, MUSNIG.SB6536, whole genome shotgun sequence includes these protein-coding regions:
- the CACNG4 gene encoding voltage-dependent calcium channel gamma-4 subunit, with translation MVRCDRGLQMLLTTAGAFAAFSLMAIAIGTDYWLYSSAHICNGTNLTMDDGPAPRRARGDLTHSGLWRVCCIEGIYKGHCFRINHFPEDNDYDHDSSEYLLRIVRASSVFPILSTILLLLGGLCIGAGRFYSHKNNIVLSAGILFVAAGLSNIIGIIVYISSNTGDPSDKRDEDKKNHYNYGWSFYFGALSFIVAETVGVLAVNIYIEKNKELRFKTRREFLKAPSSSPYARMPSYRYRRRRSRSSSRSTEASPSRAASPVGLKITGAIPMGELSMYTLSREPLKVTTAASYSPDQEASFLQVHDFFQQDLKEGLHVSMLNRRTTPV